From one Musa acuminata AAA Group cultivar baxijiao chromosome BXJ2-6, Cavendish_Baxijiao_AAA, whole genome shotgun sequence genomic stretch:
- the LOC135613788 gene encoding zinc finger protein NUTCRACKER-like — MCCQWRMWSSLPWITREGVGGATDPDAEVVALQPEDLLATGRYICEVCGKGFQRDQNLQLHMRTHNINWELKKSGGTPARRKAYICPVPTCVYNDRSRALSDITGIKKHFNRKHGTKNLICPQCSKPYAVEADLKAHLKNHILRDHQCECGSTFSR, encoded by the coding sequence ATGTGCTGTCAGTGGAGAATGTGGAGTTCGCTACCATGGATAACGAGAGAAGGTGTTGGTGGTGCAACAGATCCCGATGCAGAGGTGGTGGCGCTGCAGCCGGAGGATCTGCTGGCGACGGGCCGATACATCTGCGAGGTGTGCGGGAAGGGATTCCAGCGGGATCAGAACCTGCAGCTGCACATGCGCACCCACAACATCAACTGGGAGCTCAAGAAGAGCGGCGGCACGCCGGCGCGACGCAAGGCCTACATCTGCCCCGTGCCCACCTGCGTCTACAACGACCGGTCCCGCGCCCTCAGCGACATCACCGGGATCAAGAAGCACTTCAACAGGAAGCACGGGACCAAGAATCTGATATGCCCTCAGTGCTCCAAGCCCTATGCCGTGGAGGCGGATCTCAAGGCCCACCTGAAGAACCACATCCTGCGCGACCATCAATGCGAGTGCGGCAGTACCTTCTCCAGGTGA